The following proteins come from a genomic window of Neptunomonas concharum:
- the aceE gene encoding pyruvate dehydrogenase (acetyl-transferring), homodimeric type, whose protein sequence is MQDQIIDDIDPIETKEWLDALESVAKNDGDERARYLLTQLGRKASDIGVGHSATLTTPYRNTISPKDQAQMPGDLFMERRIRSFIRWNAMAMVMRANDNKDGLGGHISSFSSSATLYDIGFNYFFRGNEGEQDADMVFFQGHISPGIYARAYLEGRLTEEQLDNFRREVDGNGLSSYPHPWLMPDFWQFPTVSMGLGPIQAIYQAHVMRYLSARSLINRGDRKVWAFLGDGECDEPESLGAIALAGREQLENLVFVINCNLQRLDGPVRGNGKIVQELEGVFRGAGWNVIKCLWGRHWDPLFEKDEHGLLQKRMDEVVDGELQNCKANGGAYTREHFFGKYPELLEMVKDLSDDEIMKLNRGGHDPYKVYAAYAAAMNHKGQPTVILAQTVKGYGTGKSGEAKNDTHSMKKVAMDDLKDFRDRFNIPLADDQLKEVPYYRPSVDSPEMKYMFERRAKLGGFYPSRRNEVQQLETPALEVFSGNLKGSGERELSTQMSLNRVLNTLVKDKNIGERIVPIIPDEARTFGMEGMFRQLGIYTSEGQRYVPHDSDQIMFYKESKTGQILEEGINEAGATSAWIACATSYANNNCPMIPFYIFYSMFGFQRVMDLIWAAGDMQARGFLIGATAGRTTLNGEGLQHQDGHSHLMAQMVPNCVSYDPTYGYELTVIVQDGIRRMYHEGENRFYYITTMNENYTHPDMPAGAEEGIIKGMYLLEEGKDAELKVQLMGCGTILREVREAAVILRDEFGIESDVWSTTSINELRRDAMAAERHNLLHPEAEPKLAYVTECLKDRQGPVIASTDYMRLYADQLREYIPQRYKVLGTDGYGRSDTRQKLREFFEVNRYYVVLAALKALQEEGKVEAAVVAKAMKKFNINPDKPAPWTV, encoded by the coding sequence GTGCAAGATCAAATAATAGATGACATCGATCCAATCGAAACGAAAGAGTGGCTAGACGCGCTAGAATCAGTCGCAAAGAATGATGGGGACGAGCGTGCGCGCTACTTATTAACGCAACTTGGCCGTAAAGCTTCAGATATTGGTGTAGGCCATAGCGCTACACTAACAACGCCTTACCGAAACACAATATCTCCAAAAGATCAGGCGCAAATGCCAGGCGATCTGTTCATGGAGCGTCGTATTCGTTCATTCATTCGTTGGAATGCAATGGCGATGGTTATGCGTGCAAACGACAACAAAGACGGGCTGGGCGGACATATATCCTCCTTCTCCTCATCAGCCACGCTGTACGATATTGGCTTTAACTACTTCTTCCGTGGTAATGAAGGCGAGCAAGACGCCGATATGGTGTTTTTCCAAGGTCATATTTCACCGGGTATCTATGCTCGTGCATACCTTGAAGGTCGCTTAACAGAAGAGCAGCTAGATAACTTCCGTCGTGAAGTAGATGGCAACGGTCTCTCTTCATACCCACACCCTTGGTTAATGCCGGATTTCTGGCAGTTCCCAACGGTATCTATGGGTCTAGGCCCGATTCAGGCGATCTACCAAGCCCACGTGATGCGCTACCTCTCTGCACGTAGCTTGATCAACCGTGGTGACCGTAAAGTATGGGCATTCTTGGGTGACGGCGAGTGTGATGAGCCAGAATCTCTGGGTGCTATTGCGCTGGCGGGTCGCGAACAGCTAGAAAACCTCGTATTCGTCATTAACTGTAACCTACAGCGTCTTGATGGCCCTGTACGCGGTAACGGTAAAATTGTACAAGAGTTGGAAGGCGTATTCCGTGGCGCAGGCTGGAACGTTATCAAATGTTTGTGGGGCCGCCATTGGGATCCACTGTTTGAAAAAGATGAGCACGGCCTGCTTCAGAAACGTATGGATGAAGTCGTCGATGGTGAGTTGCAAAACTGCAAAGCCAATGGTGGTGCATACACGCGTGAGCATTTCTTCGGTAAATACCCAGAACTGCTAGAGATGGTAAAAGATCTGTCTGATGACGAGATCATGAAGCTCAACCGTGGTGGTCACGACCCGTACAAAGTTTATGCAGCATATGCCGCTGCAATGAATCACAAAGGTCAGCCTACCGTGATTCTGGCACAGACCGTTAAAGGTTACGGCACAGGCAAATCGGGCGAAGCGAAAAACGACACACACTCCATGAAAAAAGTGGCGATGGATGATCTGAAAGATTTCCGTGATCGCTTCAACATCCCGCTAGCCGATGATCAACTGAAAGAAGTACCTTATTACCGTCCTTCTGTTGACTCGCCCGAAATGAAGTACATGTTTGAGCGTCGTGCTAAATTGGGCGGTTTCTACCCGTCACGCCGCAACGAAGTGCAGCAACTTGAAACCCCGGCTTTAGAAGTTTTCTCTGGAAACTTAAAAGGCAGCGGTGAGCGTGAGTTGTCTACTCAAATGTCTCTAAACCGTGTACTAAACACACTGGTTAAAGATAAAAATATCGGCGAACGTATCGTACCCATCATCCCTGACGAAGCACGTACTTTTGGTATGGAAGGGATGTTCCGTCAATTGGGAATCTACACGTCTGAAGGCCAGCGTTATGTGCCTCATGACAGCGACCAGATTATGTTCTACAAAGAATCAAAAACCGGTCAGATTCTTGAGGAAGGTATCAACGAAGCAGGTGCAACATCCGCGTGGATTGCGTGTGCAACCTCCTACGCAAACAACAACTGCCCAATGATCCCATTCTATATATTCTATTCCATGTTCGGCTTCCAGCGTGTAATGGACCTGATTTGGGCTGCGGGCGATATGCAAGCGCGTGGTTTCCTGATCGGTGCAACCGCAGGCCGCACAACGCTAAACGGTGAAGGTCTACAGCATCAGGATGGTCATAGCCACTTGATGGCACAGATGGTACCAAATTGCGTATCCTACGACCCGACATACGGCTACGAGCTAACGGTGATTGTTCAAGATGGTATTCGCCGGATGTATCACGAAGGGGAAAACCGCTTCTACTACATCACCACCATGAACGAAAACTACACACACCCAGATATGCCAGCAGGTGCTGAAGAAGGCATTATCAAAGGTATGTACCTGCTCGAAGAGGGCAAAGACGCAGAGCTTAAAGTTCAGCTTATGGGTTGCGGTACTATCTTGCGTGAAGTGCGCGAAGCCGCCGTGATTCTGCGTGACGAATTCGGAATCGAATCTGACGTGTGGAGTACAACCTCTATTAACGAACTGCGCCGTGATGCTATGGCAGCAGAGCGCCATAATCTACTACACCCAGAGGCTGAGCCGAAACTGGCGTATGTCACTGAGTGTCTGAAAGACCGCCAAGGCCCTGTGATTGCATCGACTGACTACATGCGCCTCTATGCTGACCAGCTACGTGAATACATCCCGCAACGTTATAAAGTGCTAGGTACTGATGGTTATGGTCGCTCCGATACACGCCAGAAACTGCGTGAATTCTTCGAAGTGAACCGTTACTACGTGGTACTGGCTGCACTTAAAGCACTGCAGGAAGAAGGCAAGGTTGAAGCAGCAGTCGTCGCTAAAGCCATGAAGAAGTTCAACATCAATCCGGATAAACCGGCTCCGTGGACTGTTTAA
- the aceF gene encoding pyruvate dehydrogenase complex dihydrolipoyllysine-residue acetyltransferase: MSTITITVPDLSGADDVDVIEVLVKPGDVIAEGDSLIALETDKASMEVPADKSGTVVEVMIKEGDTCNEGDVILTLAAEGTATASPAADVAEAPAPAAEPAPAPVAAAPAATSVEQVLVPDLSGATDVDVIEVMVKPGDMIAEGDSLIALETDKASMEVPSPMAGKVVEVKIAEGGTCNEGDLLLLLEVGGGSAAAAPAVEAAPAPASSPTPAPAAAPVAGGVEDVLVPDLSGATDVDVIEVMVKPGDVIAEGDSLIALETDKASMEVPAPKGGTVKEVKITEGSTCNEGDVILVLEVAGSAPVAAPAPAAAPSAPAASASVAATPAPAPAKAAPASSLSQADLDKKNRSAHAGPAVRAIAREFGVELSEVTGTGRKGRILKEDVQNYVKNALKTLKEKPASGGVISGSGIPAIPEVDFSKFGEVEVEKLSKIAKVTRDNMARCWLNIPHVTQFDEADITDLESFRKEMKEEAAKAGVKLTPLPFMIKAVAKALAANPKFNASLHADGEHIVYKKYINIGLAVDTPNGLMVPVIKDADKKSVYELSLEANELAGKAKDRKLKPNEMQGACFTISSLGGIGGTGFTPIVNAPEVGILGVSKADIKPRWNGKEFEPRMMLPLCLSYDHRAINGGDAGRFLTYLNSLLSDIRRLML; encoded by the coding sequence GTGAGTACAATCACAATTACCGTTCCAGACTTAAGCGGCGCAGATGACGTAGATGTTATTGAAGTCTTGGTTAAACCCGGCGATGTCATCGCAGAAGGGGATAGCCTGATCGCTCTGGAAACCGACAAAGCATCCATGGAAGTACCGGCTGATAAAAGCGGCACCGTGGTTGAAGTTATGATTAAAGAAGGCGACACCTGCAACGAAGGTGACGTGATTCTAACGCTCGCAGCAGAAGGCACAGCTACGGCAAGCCCAGCAGCAGACGTTGCAGAAGCGCCCGCTCCTGCCGCCGAGCCTGCACCGGCACCGGTTGCGGCAGCACCCGCTGCAACAAGCGTAGAGCAAGTGTTAGTACCGGATCTTAGTGGCGCAACGGATGTTGATGTCATTGAAGTCATGGTTAAACCCGGCGATATGATCGCAGAAGGTGACAGCCTGATCGCGCTAGAGACAGACAAGGCATCCATGGAAGTACCATCTCCTATGGCTGGCAAAGTTGTCGAAGTGAAGATCGCAGAAGGCGGCACCTGTAATGAAGGCGACCTTTTACTACTACTGGAAGTGGGTGGTGGATCGGCTGCAGCAGCACCCGCCGTTGAAGCGGCTCCTGCACCTGCATCGTCTCCTACGCCAGCACCGGCAGCTGCGCCAGTTGCAGGTGGTGTAGAAGATGTACTTGTGCCAGATCTCAGCGGTGCAACCGATGTTGATGTCATCGAAGTGATGGTCAAACCCGGTGATGTGATCGCAGAAGGTGATAGCCTGATCGCACTAGAAACCGATAAAGCCTCTATGGAGGTGCCAGCCCCTAAAGGCGGTACGGTCAAAGAGGTGAAAATTACCGAAGGCAGCACCTGTAACGAAGGTGACGTGATTCTTGTACTGGAAGTAGCAGGCAGTGCGCCTGTGGCTGCACCAGCGCCAGCAGCGGCGCCATCAGCACCGGCGGCTTCTGCTTCGGTAGCGGCTACACCTGCACCAGCGCCAGCTAAAGCGGCACCTGCCAGCAGTCTGAGCCAAGCAGATCTGGATAAGAAAAATCGTTCAGCTCATGCAGGCCCAGCGGTACGTGCCATTGCTCGTGAATTTGGTGTCGAACTATCTGAAGTGACCGGCACAGGCCGTAAAGGTCGAATCTTAAAAGAAGATGTACAGAACTATGTTAAAAATGCCCTTAAGACGCTGAAAGAAAAACCAGCGTCGGGTGGCGTAATCAGTGGTTCTGGTATCCCTGCGATTCCGGAAGTGGATTTCAGCAAGTTTGGTGAAGTTGAAGTTGAAAAACTCAGCAAAATCGCCAAAGTGACTCGCGATAACATGGCGCGCTGCTGGTTGAATATCCCGCACGTTACTCAATTTGATGAAGCCGACATTACGGATCTTGAATCCTTCCGTAAAGAGATGAAAGAAGAAGCAGCTAAGGCGGGCGTTAAGCTTACGCCGCTGCCATTCATGATCAAAGCGGTAGCCAAAGCGTTAGCGGCCAACCCGAAATTCAACGCTTCATTGCATGCAGATGGCGAGCATATTGTTTACAAAAAATACATCAACATCGGTTTGGCGGTCGACACGCCAAATGGTTTGATGGTGCCTGTGATCAAAGATGCGGATAAAAAATCCGTATATGAACTGTCATTAGAAGCTAATGAATTGGCGGGTAAAGCCAAAGATCGCAAACTCAAGCCCAACGAAATGCAGGGTGCGTGCTTCACGATCTCCAGTTTGGGCGGTATTGGTGGTACGGGCTTTACGCCAATCGTTAATGCGCCAGAAGTGGGTATTTTGGGTGTGTCGAAAGCCGATATCAAACCACGCTGGAATGGCAAAGAGTTTGAACCGCGTATGATGTTGCCACTGTGCTTATCGTACGATCACCGTGCAATAAACGGTGGTGATGCTGGCCGCTTCCTGACCTACCTCAACAGTTTGTTAAGCGATATCCGTCGCCTAATGCTGTAA